Proteins from a genomic interval of Cyanobium sp. AMD-g:
- a CDS encoding NnrU family protein, which translates to MASLPLLTAGPQHSSVVMLVLLVLFALIHSGGASLRVWGEARIGARLWRLLFAGLSIPSAVVVVGYFLAHRYDGLRLWNLQDQPWVVPVVWTGTAISFLFLYPATYNLLEIPAVLKPQVRLYATGIIRVSRHPQAVGQVLWCATHLLWIGTSFTLVACVGLIGHHLFAVWNGDRRLRHRFGPAFEELRASTSVLPFAAVLDGRQTLVAAEFLRPSQLGIAIAVGVFWWAHRWIGLGATTFSRTALAHWLG; encoded by the coding sequence ATGGCCTCGCTTCCCCTGCTGACGGCGGGACCCCAGCACAGCAGCGTGGTGATGCTGGTCCTTCTGGTCCTCTTCGCCCTGATCCACAGCGGTGGGGCCTCCCTGCGGGTCTGGGGGGAGGCACGGATCGGAGCCCGGCTCTGGCGGCTGCTGTTCGCCGGCCTCAGCATCCCCTCGGCGGTGGTGGTGGTGGGCTACTTCCTGGCCCATCGCTACGACGGCCTGAGGCTCTGGAACCTGCAGGACCAGCCCTGGGTGGTGCCGGTGGTCTGGACCGGGACAGCCATCAGCTTTCTGTTTCTGTATCCGGCCACCTACAACCTGCTGGAGATCCCGGCGGTGCTGAAGCCCCAGGTGCGCCTCTACGCCACCGGAATCATCCGGGTGAGTCGCCATCCCCAGGCGGTGGGCCAGGTGCTGTGGTGCGCCACCCACCTGCTCTGGATCGGCACCAGCTTCACCCTGGTGGCCTGCGTCGGACTGATCGGCCACCACCTGTTCGCCGTCTGGAACGGGGACCGCCGCCTGCGCCACCGTTTCGGTCCGGCCTTCGAGGAGCTGCGGGCCTCCACCTCGGTGCTGCCCTTCGCCGCCGTTCTGGATGGCCGTCAGACACTGGTGGCGGCGGAATTCCTGCGGCCCTCCCAGCTGGGGATCGCCATTGCCGTCGGCGTGTTCTGGTGGGCCCACCGCTGGATCGGCCTGGGCGCCACCACCTTCTCGCGCACCGCCCTGGCCCACTGGCTGGGCTGA
- a CDS encoding LysR family transcriptional regulator encodes MADLPFTLDQLRILRAIASEGSFKKAADSLYVTQPAVSLQIQNLEKQLDVSLFDRGGRKAQLTEAGHLLLSYCDRILSQCQEACRALDDLHNLRGGSLVVGASQTTGTYLMPRMIGLFRQKYPDVAVQLQVHSTRRTGWSVANGQIDLAIIGGELPADLNDLLQVVPYANDELALVLPPKHPLSRLPELTKDDLYRLGFVCLDAQSTTRKMVDQLLSRSKLDVQRLKIEMELNSFEAIKNAVQAGLGAAFLPVVSIERELAAGTLHRPQVADLMVRRQLKLITHPARYCSRAADAFRREVLPVFASPDSPLRQVQATAGVAERNGLRTDRPPV; translated from the coding sequence ATGGCAGATCTGCCTTTCACCCTCGACCAGCTGCGCATCCTGCGGGCCATCGCCAGTGAGGGCAGCTTCAAGAAGGCGGCCGACAGCCTTTACGTCACCCAGCCGGCGGTGAGCCTGCAGATCCAGAACCTGGAAAAGCAGCTGGATGTGTCCCTGTTCGACCGGGGCGGCCGCAAGGCCCAGCTCACCGAAGCCGGCCACCTGCTGCTCAGCTACTGCGACCGGATCCTGAGCCAGTGCCAGGAGGCCTGTCGCGCCCTCGACGACCTCCACAACCTGCGCGGCGGCTCCCTGGTGGTGGGGGCGAGCCAGACGACGGGCACCTACCTGATGCCCCGCATGATCGGCCTGTTCCGTCAGAAGTACCCGGACGTGGCGGTCCAGCTGCAGGTGCACAGCACCCGCCGCACCGGCTGGAGCGTGGCCAATGGCCAGATTGACCTGGCGATCATCGGCGGCGAACTGCCGGCGGATCTCAACGACCTGCTGCAGGTGGTGCCCTACGCCAACGACGAACTCGCCCTGGTGCTGCCCCCCAAGCACCCGCTCTCCCGCCTGCCCGAGCTCACCAAGGACGACCTCTACCGCCTCGGCTTCGTCTGTCTCGACGCCCAGTCCACCACCCGCAAGATGGTCGACCAGTTGCTCAGCCGCTCCAAGCTCGACGTGCAGCGGCTCAAGATCGAGATGGAGCTGAACTCCTTCGAGGCCATCAAGAACGCCGTCCAGGCGGGGCTGGGGGCGGCGTTCCTGCCGGTGGTGTCGATTGAGCGGGAGCTGGCCGCCGGCACCCTGCACCGGCCCCAGGTGGCCGACCTGATGGTGCGGCGCCAGCTGAAGCTGATCACCCACCCGGCCCGTTACTGCTCGCGGGCCGCCGACGCCTTCCGCCGTGAGGTGCTGCCGGTGTTCGCCAGCCCCGACAGCCCCCTGCGCCAGGTGCAGGCCACAGCGGGGGTGGCCGAGCGCAACGGGCTCAGAACTGATCGGCCTCCGGTGTGA
- a CDS encoding DUF3172 domain-containing protein, which translates to MTRSRSSSGRPEPGGYAARPDRYDPRADRYDERTDRFSTGSGRRDDPRGTQGRRGSTGGGGGRPPAGNGGGPPGGGGPNIQLNVATVAVLAGVLVVGIGIGSAVTSTTQGNQGNIASAQQLDMAVPDPEFCKQWGASAFVMDIELYTTMNPSSSFVTQPTLQPGCVIRRENWSVLQKEGAVTAEQMRQCKQRMNTFAYIGSVRDKPVVRCVYQTDISGNKFQTRGVAGAADDAVGITPEADQF; encoded by the coding sequence GTGACCCGCTCCCGCAGCAGCAGTGGCCGGCCCGAGCCGGGCGGCTACGCCGCCCGCCCCGACCGCTACGACCCCCGCGCCGATCGCTACGACGAGCGCACCGACCGCTTTTCCACGGGCTCCGGCCGCCGGGACGACCCACGCGGGACCCAGGGCCGACGGGGCAGCACCGGCGGCGGTGGCGGCCGTCCTCCCGCCGGCAACGGCGGTGGCCCACCGGGCGGCGGCGGCCCCAACATTCAGCTGAACGTGGCCACCGTGGCGGTGCTGGCGGGGGTGCTGGTGGTCGGTATCGGCATCGGCAGCGCCGTGACCAGCACCACCCAGGGCAACCAGGGCAACATCGCCAGCGCCCAGCAGCTCGACATGGCGGTTCCCGACCCCGAGTTCTGCAAGCAGTGGGGCGCCAGCGCCTTCGTGATGGACATTGAGCTGTACACCACCATGAACCCCAGCAGCAGCTTCGTGACCCAGCCCACGCTCCAGCCCGGCTGCGTCATCCGCCGGGAGAACTGGTCGGTGCTGCAGAAGGAAGGGGCGGTGACCGCCGAGCAGATGCGCCAGTGCAAGCAACGCATGAACACCTTCGCCTACATCGGCTCGGTGCGCGACAAGCCTGTCGTGCGCTGCGTCTACCAGACGGATATCTCCGGTAACAAGTTCCAGACCCGCGGGGTCGCCGGCGCCGCCGATGACGCCGTCGGCATCACACCGGAGGCCGATCAGTTCTGA
- a CDS encoding NAD(P)H-quinone oxidoreductase subunit M — MVETLLKSTTRHIRLFTARVENDDLIPDPDQLTLDIDPDNEFLWDEAALEKVRGQFRQLVAAQAGQELSDYSLRRIGSELEGLVRQMLQAGELSYNPEARVLNYSMGLPRSPETL, encoded by the coding sequence ATGGTCGAGACGCTGCTCAAGTCCACCACCCGCCACATCCGTCTGTTCACGGCGCGGGTTGAGAACGACGATCTCATTCCCGACCCGGATCAGCTGACCCTCGACATCGACCCTGACAACGAGTTCCTCTGGGACGAAGCGGCCCTGGAGAAGGTCCGTGGCCAGTTCAGGCAGCTGGTGGCGGCCCAGGCCGGCCAGGAGCTCAGCGACTACAGCCTGCGCCGCATTGGCTCCGAACTGGAGGGACTCGTCCGGCAGATGCTCCAGGCCGGTGAACTCAGCTACAACCCGGAGGCCCGGGTGCTCAATTACTCCATGGGCCTGCCCCGCAGCCCGGAAACGCTGTGA
- the pds gene encoding 15-cis-phytoene desaturase — protein MRVVIAGAGLAGLSCAKYLCDAGHTPIVLEARDVLGGKVAAWQDADGDWYETGLHIFFGAYRNMRQLFAELDIEDRLQWKSHSMIFNQKEVPGTYSRFDFPDLPAPINGMAAILGNNDMLTWPEKIAFGLGLVPAMLRGQAYVEECDKYSWSEWLRIHNIPERVNDEVFLAMSKALNFINPEEISSTVVLTALNRFLQETDGSRMAFLDGNPPERLCQPMVDYIEARGGEVHLESPLREIRTDQDGAVTGFRIGGIKGRPEREIQADAYVSAMPVDPLKLLLPEAWKQLPYFSKLDGLRGVPVINIHLWFDRKLTDIDHLLFSRSDLLSVYADMSNTCREYEDPDRSMLELVFAPAADWIGRPDQDIVAATLEELKRLFPVHFTGATPARLRKSVVVKTPLSVYKTVPGCQQLRPSQDSPIPNFFLAGCFTMQRYLASMEGAVLSGKLCAAAVDAHLSGRGQGPAPAQSLATV, from the coding sequence ATGCGGGTTGTCATCGCCGGGGCCGGGCTGGCCGGCCTGTCCTGCGCCAAATACCTCTGTGACGCCGGCCATACCCCGATCGTGCTTGAGGCCAGAGATGTGCTTGGCGGCAAAGTGGCGGCCTGGCAGGACGCCGATGGTGACTGGTATGAAACCGGCTTGCACATCTTCTTCGGCGCCTATCGCAACATGCGCCAACTCTTTGCCGAGCTGGACATCGAAGATCGCCTGCAGTGGAAATCCCACTCGATGATCTTCAATCAGAAGGAGGTGCCGGGCACCTACAGCCGTTTTGATTTCCCCGACCTGCCGGCCCCGATCAACGGCATGGCGGCGATCCTGGGCAACAATGACATGCTGACTTGGCCGGAGAAGATCGCCTTTGGTCTTGGTCTGGTGCCGGCCATGCTGCGCGGCCAGGCCTATGTGGAGGAATGCGACAAGTACAGCTGGAGTGAATGGCTGCGCATTCACAATATCCCTGAGCGTGTCAACGATGAAGTTTTTCTCGCCATGAGCAAGGCGCTCAACTTCATCAACCCCGAGGAGATCTCCAGCACGGTGGTGCTCACCGCCCTCAACCGCTTCCTGCAGGAAACCGACGGTTCCCGCATGGCCTTCCTGGATGGCAACCCGCCGGAGCGGCTCTGCCAGCCGATGGTGGATTACATCGAGGCCCGTGGGGGAGAAGTGCACCTGGAGTCGCCGCTTCGGGAGATCCGCACTGACCAGGACGGGGCTGTCACCGGCTTCCGCATCGGCGGCATCAAGGGTCGCCCCGAGCGGGAGATCCAGGCCGATGCCTACGTCAGCGCCATGCCGGTCGATCCGCTCAAGCTGCTGCTGCCCGAGGCCTGGAAGCAGCTGCCCTACTTCAGCAAGCTCGATGGCCTGCGGGGTGTGCCGGTGATCAACATCCACCTCTGGTTCGACCGCAAGCTCACCGACATCGACCACCTGCTCTTCAGCCGTTCCGACCTGCTCAGCGTCTACGCCGACATGAGCAACACCTGCCGGGAGTACGAGGATCCTGATCGCTCCATGCTGGAGCTGGTGTTCGCACCTGCCGCCGACTGGATCGGTCGTCCGGATCAAGACATCGTGGCCGCCACGCTGGAGGAGCTCAAGCGCCTGTTCCCCGTCCATTTCACCGGCGCGACGCCAGCCAGGCTGCGCAAGTCGGTGGTCGTCAAGACGCCGCTTTCGGTCTACAAGACCGTGCCCGGCTGCCAACAACTGCGCCCCTCCCAGGATTCACCCATCCCCAACTTCTTCCTGGCGGGCTGCTTCACCATGCAGCGCTACCTGGCCTCGATGGAGGGGGCGGTGTTGAGCGGCAAGCTCTGCGCCGCCGCCGTGGACGCCCACCTCTCCGGCAGGGGCCAAGGCCCCGCCCCCGCCCAGAGCCTGGCGACGGTGTGA
- a CDS encoding phytoene synthase → MSVLAPLPPCLSTDLQDAYESCRQETARWAKTFYLGTMLLPPAKRRAIWAIYVWCRRTDELMDSAQAQTLSAEVLLERLDAWEERTRALFAGRAVDALDRVMVDTMERFPQPLQAYLDMIEGQRMDVLRDRYASFSDLQLYCYRVAGTVGLMTQEVMGVDAAYTSAPWSERPDTSEAAVALGIANQLTNILRDVGEDRGRGRIYLPQEDLDRFGYSEADLMAGRLNENWQALMRFQLERARDWFNRSEAGVRWLAPDARWPVWASLRLYRGILDVIERLDYDVFNHRAFVPRVGKLLDLPFSYVIAQTR, encoded by the coding sequence GTGAGTGTGCTGGCCCCGCTGCCCCCCTGCCTCTCCACCGATCTGCAGGACGCCTACGAGTCCTGCCGGCAGGAAACGGCACGCTGGGCCAAGACCTTCTATCTCGGCACGATGCTGCTGCCCCCGGCCAAGCGCCGGGCCATCTGGGCGATCTATGTCTGGTGCCGCCGCACGGACGAACTGATGGACAGCGCCCAGGCGCAGACCCTGTCCGCCGAGGTGCTGCTGGAGCGTCTCGATGCCTGGGAGGAGCGCACCCGTGCCCTGTTCGCCGGCCGGGCCGTCGATGCCCTCGACAGGGTGATGGTGGACACGATGGAGCGTTTCCCCCAGCCCCTGCAGGCCTACCTCGACATGATCGAAGGCCAGCGGATGGACGTGCTCCGCGATCGCTATGCCAGCTTCTCCGATCTCCAGCTCTATTGCTACCGGGTGGCGGGCACCGTGGGTCTGATGACCCAGGAGGTGATGGGGGTCGACGCCGCCTACACCTCCGCCCCCTGGAGCGAGCGTCCCGACACCTCGGAAGCCGCCGTGGCCCTGGGCATCGCCAACCAGCTGACCAACATCCTGCGCGATGTGGGTGAGGATCGCGGCCGGGGTCGCATTTATCTTCCCCAGGAGGATCTTGACCGTTTCGGTTACTCCGAAGCCGATCTGATGGCCGGCCGTCTCAACGAGAACTGGCAGGCGCTGATGCGCTTCCAGCTGGAGCGGGCCAGGGATTGGTTCAACCGTTCCGAAGCCGGGGTGCGCTGGCTGGCACCGGATGCCCGCTGGCCCGTGTGGGCGTCGCTGCGACTGTATCGGGGGATCCTTGATGTCATCGAGAGATTGGATTATGACGTCTTCAACCACCGCGCCTTCGTGCCCAGGGTCGGCAAATTGCTGGATCTTCCCTTTTCCTATGTGATCGCCCAGACGCGATGA
- a CDS encoding TolC family protein: MKRRSICQAHGPSMLLSLSVHLTPLALVASVGPMALPPPARAQSLPASVSPPEVKDVEALGAGWPGPMPTDDRLPALPPELLGVLTMEQAAAWAVARNPVVRSAYQSLVATQNSLGAAYASWWPTLNLSLNGGPYASKTFYNYPFSASAGFPITGSGLGSERVFEASYFQAIGQVDATWNLIDPTRSATIWQNKYLVRQAADTYVITRRDQRLKTQSAFIDLQRAVAAVKTGREIVENDELLYRLAQTRVQMGVASKLEVFKQQTVLLADRQALLAAEQQVETARANLAQLLATPSPDALSPASPLTPLGAWGHALDDTIHASLAYRKVLEQQLLAIQTNEAQARIYLATYRPTLQLITSLYWTKGVGYLTQGPPFVPDARSDAWNGSALLQLTFTGFDGGQARMNAAAARRQAAAAAETYSATVLQVRSDVQSLVAQARSGRSIVMAGADRVKAANGALRLQTMRFNAGYGTITDVVQAQQEISQAVSSYIQNLATYNDTLVQLSRSSGLPVQPDPALLEAVGNPLQTLRLPTRMAQMR; encoded by the coding sequence ATGAAGCGGCGTTCCATCTGCCAGGCCCACGGGCCTTCGATGCTGCTGTCGCTGTCCGTCCACCTCACCCCTCTCGCCCTGGTGGCCTCCGTTGGTCCCATGGCGTTGCCGCCCCCGGCCCGGGCCCAGTCCCTGCCGGCCTCGGTCAGTCCACCTGAGGTCAAGGACGTGGAAGCTCTGGGGGCGGGATGGCCCGGCCCGATGCCCACCGATGACCGTCTGCCTGCGCTGCCCCCCGAGCTCCTGGGGGTCCTGACGATGGAACAGGCGGCGGCCTGGGCGGTGGCACGGAATCCCGTGGTGCGCTCCGCCTACCAGTCCCTGGTGGCGACCCAGAACAGTCTCGGTGCGGCCTATGCCAGCTGGTGGCCCACCCTCAATCTCAGCCTCAACGGCGGTCCCTACGCCTCCAAGACCTTCTACAACTACCCCTTCAGTGCCTCCGCGGGTTTCCCCATCACGGGCTCCGGTCTCGGCAGTGAGAGGGTGTTCGAGGCCAGCTACTTCCAGGCGATCGGCCAGGTCGATGCCACCTGGAATCTGATCGATCCCACCCGCTCGGCCACGATCTGGCAGAACAAGTACCTGGTGCGCCAGGCGGCGGACACCTACGTGATCACCCGCCGCGATCAGCGCCTCAAGACCCAGTCGGCCTTCATCGACCTGCAGCGCGCCGTCGCCGCCGTGAAGACCGGCCGGGAGATCGTCGAGAACGATGAGCTGCTCTACCGCCTCGCCCAGACCCGGGTGCAGATGGGGGTGGCCTCCAAGCTGGAGGTCTTCAAGCAGCAGACCGTCCTGCTGGCCGATCGCCAGGCCCTGCTGGCCGCCGAGCAGCAGGTGGAGACGGCACGGGCCAACCTGGCCCAGCTGCTGGCCACCCCCAGTCCCGACGCCCTCTCACCCGCCTCGCCCCTGACGCCCCTCGGCGCCTGGGGCCACGCCCTCGACGACACGATCCATGCGAGCCTCGCCTACCGCAAGGTGCTGGAGCAGCAGCTCCTCGCCATCCAGACCAACGAGGCCCAGGCCCGGATCTACCTGGCCACCTACCGGCCCACCCTGCAGCTGATCACGTCCCTCTACTGGACCAAGGGGGTGGGCTATCTCACCCAGGGCCCGCCGTTCGTGCCCGATGCCCGCTCCGACGCCTGGAACGGATCGGCCCTTCTGCAGCTCACCTTCACTGGCTTCGACGGTGGCCAGGCCCGCATGAACGCCGCCGCCGCCCGCCGTCAGGCGGCGGCCGCCGCCGAGACCTACAGCGCCACCGTGCTGCAGGTGCGCAGCGACGTGCAATCCCTGGTGGCCCAGGCCCGCTCCGGTCGCAGCATCGTGATGGCCGGTGCCGATCGGGTCAAGGCGGCCAACGGGGCGCTGCGCCTCCAGACCATGCGTTTCAACGCCGGCTACGGCACGATCACCGATGTGGTGCAGGCCCAGCAGGAGATCAGCCAGGCGGTGAGCTCCTACATCCAGAACCTGGCCACCTACAACGACACCCTGGTGCAGCTCAGCCGCTCGAGCGGCCTCCCCGTTCAGCCTGATCCCGCCCTTCTTGAGGCGGTGGGCAATCCCCTGCAGACCCTGCGGCTGCCGACACGGATGGCGCAGATGCGCTGA
- a CDS encoding HAMP domain-containing protein: MLLGISGPLVSLAIFLALATIGSVRLAQKARIEISTMFDHDNLSSLAVTTSIIQKSAEEFSRVIGQDSQDLRRALAPLRLDAAGRLSWKGQPLAPSQAPALLNNQLRLPLALLRERAAIYYRDRSGAWRRLTGITSQGQALKPGAPTLPATVDDFEHLFKGAPAAENSRSAMLQLDGEWRMAQLTILSGQKPGEGHLALLVDVSTQAASKLLAAGSSLFPIDTHQAAFFGITPTGGLYCNYQTANTQACIDLAMALRQNGGIPDPRTLGPTRTFERKAMVRPPGTTTPVLQHLYIATFPEWNWLAVVSVEQEALEDALLPMQEAKDEMVRRLVILTLILISASGAAAWLIARGIRRELRELATAADAIADGKGHQALTYPADDAIGRLVRAFNRMSGAVAERENSLRDQIRQMEININASDLQGQVCSILNDPGFEQLSARARAMRQRRLEQISASAPSVSAAAGSAGDCPPPQEGRDQAERGGRSSG, translated from the coding sequence ATGCTGCTGGGGATCAGCGGCCCGCTCGTGAGCCTGGCGATCTTCCTGGCGCTGGCCACCATCGGCTCGGTCCGCCTGGCCCAGAAGGCCCGGATCGAGATCAGCACCATGTTCGACCACGACAACCTTTCCTCCCTGGCGGTCACCACCTCGATCATCCAGAAGTCGGCCGAGGAGTTCAGCCGGGTCATCGGTCAGGACTCCCAGGACCTGCGCAGGGCCCTGGCGCCGTTGCGGCTGGATGCGGCCGGCCGCCTGTCCTGGAAGGGCCAGCCCCTTGCGCCGTCCCAGGCCCCCGCCCTGCTGAACAATCAATTGCGACTGCCCCTGGCCCTGCTCCGGGAGCGGGCCGCCATCTATTACCGCGACCGCAGCGGCGCCTGGCGCCGGCTGACGGGCATCACCAGCCAGGGCCAGGCCCTGAAGCCCGGCGCACCGACCCTGCCGGCCACGGTGGACGACTTCGAACATCTCTTCAAGGGCGCCCCGGCCGCGGAGAACAGTCGCAGCGCCATGCTGCAACTGGATGGGGAATGGCGCATGGCCCAGCTGACCATCCTTTCGGGTCAGAAGCCTGGCGAGGGCCACCTGGCCCTGCTGGTGGACGTCAGCACCCAGGCCGCTTCCAAGCTCCTCGCCGCCGGCTCCAGCCTCTTCCCGATCGACACCCACCAGGCGGCCTTCTTCGGCATCACCCCCACCGGGGGGCTGTACTGCAACTACCAGACTGCCAACACCCAGGCCTGCATCGACCTGGCGATGGCCCTGCGCCAGAACGGCGGCATACCCGATCCGCGGACCCTGGGCCCGACCCGGACCTTCGAGCGCAAGGCCATGGTGCGCCCCCCGGGCACCACCACCCCGGTGCTGCAGCACCTGTACATCGCCACCTTTCCGGAATGGAACTGGCTGGCGGTCGTGTCCGTGGAGCAGGAGGCCCTTGAGGATGCCCTCCTGCCGATGCAGGAGGCCAAGGACGAGATGGTCCGCCGGCTGGTGATCCTCACCCTGATCCTGATCAGCGCCAGTGGCGCCGCCGCCTGGCTGATCGCCCGCGGCATCCGGCGGGAGCTGCGGGAGCTGGCGACCGCCGCCGACGCCATCGCCGACGGCAAGGGTCACCAGGCCCTCACCTACCCAGCGGACGACGCCATCGGCCGGCTGGTGCGGGCCTTCAACCGGATGTCGGGGGCCGTGGCCGAGAGGGAGAACTCTCTGCGGGACCAGATCCGGCAGATGGAGATCAACATCAACGCCAGCGACCTGCAGGGTCAGGTCTGCTCGATCCTCAACGACCCCGGCTTCGAGCAGCTCAGCGCCCGGGCGCGGGCGATGCGCCAGCGGCGTCTGGAGCAGATCAGCGCATCTGCGCCATCCGTGTCGGCAGCCGCAGGGTCTGCAGGGGATTGCCCACCGCCTCAAGAAGGGCGGGATCAGGCTGAACGGGGAGGCCGCTCGAGCGGCTGA
- a CDS encoding MinD/ParA family protein translates to MTRILSVHSFRGGTGKSNLSANLAAAFAAKGLRVGVFDTDLASPGIHVLFGFTAGPDSHTLNDHLQGSIPIEKCSHDVTPASQAGGKGRIYLVPAAMDGDRIARLLREGYEVERLNDALFSLGQSQHLDLLIVDTHPGINEETLLSTAISDCLVMVMRPDQQDYLGTAVAIEVAQRLMVPEARLVVNKLPAHFDAEQVRARVAQSYGIPVGAILPLSDDLLTIASGSLALVDVPSHPWSAGVTQLAADLADALL, encoded by the coding sequence ATGACCAGGATCCTTTCCGTCCATTCCTTCCGTGGTGGAACGGGAAAATCCAACCTCTCCGCGAATCTGGCAGCGGCATTCGCCGCCAAGGGATTGAGGGTCGGCGTGTTTGATACCGATCTGGCTTCACCGGGCATTCATGTGCTGTTCGGATTCACGGCCGGACCGGATTCCCATACGCTCAATGACCATCTGCAAGGCTCCATTCCGATCGAAAAGTGTTCCCACGACGTCACGCCTGCCTCGCAGGCAGGTGGCAAGGGACGCATTTATCTGGTACCGGCCGCCATGGATGGGGACAGGATCGCCCGGCTGCTGCGCGAGGGCTATGAGGTGGAGCGGCTCAACGATGCCCTGTTCAGCCTTGGCCAGAGTCAGCACCTGGATCTGCTGATCGTGGACACGCACCCGGGGATCAACGAGGAGACCCTGCTGTCCACCGCCATTTCCGATTGCCTGGTGATGGTGATGCGCCCCGATCAGCAGGACTACCTCGGCACGGCCGTGGCGATTGAAGTGGCCCAGAGGCTGATGGTGCCCGAGGCCCGCCTGGTGGTGAACAAGTTGCCCGCCCATTTCGATGCCGAACAGGTGCGTGCCCGGGTGGCCCAGAGCTATGGCATTCCCGTCGGAGCGATCCTGCCCCTCAGCGACGACCTGCTCACCATCGCCAGTGGCAGCCTGGCCCTGGTGGATGTCCCCTCCCATCCCTGGAGCGCCGGGGTGACCCAACTCGCGGCCGACCTCGCCGATGCGCTCCTCTGA
- a CDS encoding alpha/beta fold hydrolase, with amino-acid sequence MPVTPPSSGDPSCGGPVFPADWLDTWPWQGQTISYVRSSPTAPGPAGALPVLLIHGFGACKEHWRHNLPPLSTSRPVFALDLVGFGASSKPPSRLEGEPDDGLALRYGIDLWADQVAAFVREVIGTPVQLVGNSIGGVVALAAATRLRDEALQVILIDCAQRSLDDRRLGEQPPLRRIGRPLLKRLVRQRWLTGRLFRWLANPAVIRRVLGAAYPSGDGIDDQLVQLLLLPARSPGAEESFRGFINLFRDRLAPDMLAELTVPVRLLWGEADPWEPVAEARRWAGAYGAVRDLRILSGLGHCPHDENPSRVNPVLEEWLALGDQT; translated from the coding sequence ATGCCCGTCACTCCCCCTTCCAGCGGCGACCCGTCCTGCGGAGGCCCGGTCTTCCCGGCGGACTGGCTGGACACCTGGCCGTGGCAAGGCCAGACGATCAGCTATGTGCGCAGCTCCCCAACGGCACCGGGCCCGGCTGGGGCGTTGCCCGTGCTGCTGATCCATGGCTTCGGCGCCTGCAAGGAACACTGGCGCCACAACCTGCCGCCCCTCTCCACCAGCCGGCCCGTCTTCGCCCTGGATCTGGTGGGCTTCGGGGCCAGCAGCAAACCGCCCTCCCGCCTCGAGGGCGAACCCGACGACGGCCTGGCATTGCGCTACGGCATCGACCTTTGGGCCGATCAGGTGGCCGCCTTCGTGCGGGAGGTGATCGGCACGCCGGTCCAGCTCGTCGGCAATTCGATCGGGGGCGTCGTGGCCCTCGCCGCCGCCACCAGGCTCAGGGATGAAGCCCTTCAGGTGATCCTGATCGATTGCGCCCAGCGCAGCCTCGACGACCGCCGCCTGGGCGAGCAGCCGCCTCTGCGCCGGATCGGCCGGCCCCTGCTGAAGCGCCTGGTGCGGCAGCGATGGCTCACGGGCCGCCTGTTCCGCTGGCTGGCCAACCCCGCTGTGATCCGCAGGGTTCTGGGCGCCGCCTACCCCTCCGGCGACGGCATCGACGACCAACTCGTGCAGCTGTTGCTGCTACCGGCGCGCAGCCCCGGCGCCGAGGAGAGCTTCCGGGGGTTCATCAACCTCTTCCGCGACCGGCTTGCCCCGGACATGCTGGCGGAACTGACCGTTCCGGTCAGGCTGCTCTGGGGGGAGGCGGATCCGTGGGAGCCTGTCGCCGAGGCGCGGCGCTGGGCCGGGGCCTACGGCGCCGTGCGCGACCTGCGGATCCTGAGCGGCCTCGGCCACTGTCCCCACGACGAAAATCCCTCCCGGGTGAACCCGGTGCTGGAGGAATGGCTGGCGCTCGGGGATCAGACCTGA
- a CDS encoding ATP-binding cassette domain-containing protein — protein sequence MQPVIAENLRHAYGEGPLRSEILHGISFSVNPGEITLLVGPSGSGKSTLLTLVGALRSVQEGSLQVLGSEVRRSSERSRVEIRRRIGFIFQSHNLVASLTSLQNVALVLQLSEPDPQRRRHRATALLEAVGLGHRLDYFPSELSGGQRQRVAIARALAPEPDLVLADEPTASLDSSSGQEVVALLGDLCRKRGSSVLLVTHDLRLLDDADRIWAIEDGRVEPWKGSH from the coding sequence ATGCAGCCTGTCATCGCCGAGAATCTGCGTCACGCCTACGGCGAGGGTCCGCTGCGCAGCGAGATTCTGCATGGGATCAGCTTCAGCGTGAATCCGGGCGAGATCACCCTGCTGGTGGGGCCCTCCGGCAGCGGCAAGAGCACCCTGCTCACCCTCGTCGGGGCGCTGCGATCGGTCCAGGAGGGATCGCTGCAGGTGCTCGGCAGCGAGGTGCGGCGCTCCAGTGAGCGCAGCCGGGTGGAGATTCGCCGCCGCATCGGTTTCATCTTCCAGAGCCACAATCTGGTGGCCTCCCTCACCAGCCTGCAGAACGTGGCACTGGTGCTGCAGCTGAGTGAACCGGATCCCCAGCGACGCCGGCACCGGGCCACGGCCCTGCTCGAGGCGGTGGGCCTGGGCCACCGCTTGGATTATTTCCCTTCCGAACTCTCCGGCGGCCAACGCCAGCGTGTGGCGATCGCCCGGGCCCTGGCCCCCGAACCCGACCTGGTGTTGGCCGATGAACCCACCGCCTCCCTCGACAGCAGTTCCGGCCAGGAGGTGGTGGCCCTGCTGGGCGACCTCTGCCGCAAACGGGGCAGTTCGGTGCTGCTGGTGACCCACGACCTGCGCCTGCTCGATGACGCCGATCGGATCTGGGCCATCGAAGATGGCAGGGTCGAACCCTGGAAGGGGTCCCATTGA